One region of Solanum pennellii chromosome 6, SPENNV200 genomic DNA includes:
- the LOC107021789 gene encoding protein unc-13 homolog isoform X3, with product MKMFKTKKNNYMEKKWNSCYCISLERRAWHFSTSSDVEEILELLKSIWRILGIAETIHCTCYAWLLFRQFVITGEQMMMQYVIEQLKKYH from the exons ATGAAGATgtttaaaacaaagaaaaataattacatgGAGAAGAAGTGGAACTCTTGTTATTGCAT ATCACTCGAGAGACGAGCTTGGCATTTCAGCACGAGTAGT GATGTTGAAGAAATTTTGGAGCTTCTTAAGTCCATATGGCGTATTTTGGGAATCGCAGAAACCATCCACTGCACGTGCTATGCTTGGTTATTATTTCGACAG TTTGTCATCACGGGAGAGCAAATGATGATGCAATATGTCATTGAACAGTTAAAAAAATACCATTAA